ACTttctaaaacatttaaatttgtTATACTTTAgcatttaaaagtaaaaagatgtTTCAATAATCAAAATGATCAACTAGTAGATTTTGAATAATCTTTATATCTAGTTCTATCCAACAAGCATATAACAAACGGTCTTTATAACACTGTTGAAGTTTAATACccagaaacaaaataaaaatcttttGCTATGctaatttatcattttcattatgagagagagagagaggggcAAAATGAAAAGAGGACCTGTTGGATGTAGGAGAAAAATAAGAACAATGAAAAGTGAGCAAAGGAGTGAAAAATGAATATTCTTTATACTTTGCAAATGGACTAGTATGTCATTTAAACAGGAGTAAAGATTGTGTTACCTTATAGGAGCTCCAGGTGTGTAGAGTGGATTCTTGACAACATACTCGACATACAAATTGTAGATATACTTCAAGGATTCCCGAAGATCACCAGTTCTAGGATGAGTTACCAAGATAATCTGCATGAAAGCATGGAAATCAAGGCAGTGTTACAATACAACCAGTATAACAAGGAGTAATATATGAACATTGCTTCTTTGATTGTTTTTCTGGAAAGCAtaatatgaaaagaaaaaagtgattttttactGTAAAATACctgtttgattttgaaatagtttaCGGTTTTAGTAGAGCAAAGTAGTGCACCTTACTTTATTGGAGTACTTTATATAAGGTTTTAGTATTCTCCCTTAGCCTCTGATTCTTTTCATGAGTTTCCCTAAGTTATCCCCGTTTTCCACCCAAGTCCTACATTGAAAAGAATCAAGCCCAgagaaaatagtttataaagagGAGACACAATACCCCTCATTTTTCAGACGGTTTAGTAAGGATGACCAAGTCCAATATAAAAAACCTAATGGTGATTAGTGTTTAGTCTTTTGTATTAAGTTGCTATCAagctattataaataatattcaagTTGTTATTGTTTCTCTTCTCTTTTTATCTAAAACCCATAACTTCAACAGGATTGAAGGAGGAAATTCAACTATAGGAGATGGCACTTGAACCTACCAAGTACCAACTGTTTAAGAATGATCTCCAATTCCATCACATAGATGACAGAGTAAATTGAATCGTGTTGCTGGACGAGCTTACTAACTTGGTGCCAAAATTGCAATTTTCCGGGGAGCTTCCAACCTTCTAGCCCCATTACACGAGGAACCCCAAGTTTTAAATTTCTTGCTTCTAGATCAAACCAAAATTTCCAGCCTAAACAGGGAGGAATAGAGAGGGTGAATAATCTGAAAATGGCTTGGAAAGAACCAATGAAGAGCTTGTGGAAAAGTGGAATAAAGGGTTGTGTATTAAATGTGGACAGGACTAGCATCTATTGGTACCCTGATTGCTTAATTAAAGCTATTGATTGGTGAATGGGAGGAAAATGAAGGGCCCATGAGTTTCTTACTGGCAGTTAAGGACAGAGAAGGCCAAGGAAAATAGAAGATGCCATGCAACATGATAAATATCCAGGAGGTACTATCTATGGATAAGGACTTTGGGAGGACATTGAAGGTAGAGGGATGCTTAGGAGGATACCCAATTCTCTTTCTCCTTGATAGTAGAGCTAGTCATAACTTCATTGCCACCGAACTAGTGGCCTATTTAGGGTTACCCATCATTAAAAACTCAGAAGTTTGGAGTTAAGCTGGGGGATGGTAGTAGTTATTTTCCCAAGGAAGATGCAATAATTTGGAGATTAAAGCTGGAAAAACAAGTTGGCAGATAGATACTTGTACTCTGGATAATGAATGTGATTTATAGattgaaaaaattaagataGTTTTTTATGGGGACGATGACGGAGGTGGAAGAAGCTGTGATATGTTATATACCTGAGATTTGAATAGTTAAAATTCCTTAAAAACACAGTTTCAGGGGTAATAACATGGAGAAGGCATTTCATTTGCCAACTGAGAGTTCATGTCACTCAACAGAACAAATTGCCACATCATAGGTTAATGTTCTAATATGAAATTTTGTTAAGTTAAACAGAGCTAGGTTGATATAGAGCTGAATGTATGTGACTGACAGATTTATTTTTAAGGTATGTTCCATGAAAAATGTGTTAGGGACAGAAATTATTATTTCGTCAATATCCAATCTTATCCAACCTAATTACAATCTCAGACATGACCACATAGAGAaacgaatttgattaaataaaaatgatcaacCAGAAAACACCCTCACATGAAAAGGACACTGGGTTCTCTACTTCCATAAGAATCACAAATACCCTCACTAAAGCTACCAAAATCAAGGTATGTTTGGATTGGTGGTATAGAATAGAAAAGAGCCAGGTGGAATGAAATACAAAGAtataacatcaattttttaaatataactaGCCTATTCCATTCCATTCTATCTACTTCATTCTATCTAATACCATAAATCCAAACATGCCCTCCAAATGTCACTTTAGCAGGCATGCTAAACACTGCTCTTGCTTTATTACATAAACATCTTGTAATTTCCTCATTATGCAGCATCAAACTAAGCCCAGTGAGGAAGCTTGTAAACAATGAAATGGATAAAGCCAAAAAGCAATTATTCTCACTTTTGgttcaaataaatatcaaaatgaaaTCGTAAGCTATTCAAAAAATTAGATCAGACCAAAACTCCTAAAACCAAATACCAAATCAAAACGTGTTTTAAATTTCTTTCACTTTATCTTTatctttttctgtttttttttgttCCCTGTCACTTAAATTTTTCATTCACAGCTTAGGTACTGAGGTCAACAAACCTAATATATTTCTGACAGAAAATgtgattataatttattacaGACAAATACAGAATAAGTTCCAAATAGCTACACTAACGGATGAATAAATGTGCAAAACCCAAGGTGCAAAGCATTCAACACAATTCTAGAATAGGCCGGGACTGCATCCACAAGAATCTAATAAGGATATATAAGGAAACACATGTTGTTGCATCTTACCTTTATTCCAGAAGGAGTTTCCATGAAACTAAGTTTGTATGTATTAGTGCGAAAGCTGTGAAACGAACAACCTTGACCAGGTAACTGAGGTACGCCAAGGTTTCCTTTCTCGGAACTACAAAATAAGTTGGAGAACAACGAATTAGCCCTACTGGTGCATTCTATAACATATAGAACAGCAACaataattttcatataattCCTTTAAATTACACAAAATATCTACATAAAATCCATGAATTGTTGATCATTGCTGTGACAATAAACAAGCTAAgataatcaaatattaaatatgcaaAGCATAAAATATTCACGTGATGACAAATATATAGAAGAATAAGGGACATGAGAAAACTAGAAGAATCAGGATAAAGAACGATAGAAGcatcaaaataaacaaatatccTATTAAATTCCTGGTGATCGGATTAACCGAAAGTATTATTTGCAGGCATGTGGCATCGTTATTATTATGAAAGAAGTCAAGGAAAATCATCAACTTTTGTACATGTTAGCAACGCATAGAGTAAACAAACATCATTATCATGTCCAGTTTGGCATTTACAGACTCCATCTTAACCACATGTCTGTCACCATGCACAGCTCAACAGCTAttcattttcatcaattataagcATTTTCGGTGCattgtgtaaaaaaataatcatttccGCAAAAGCTATCCTTGAGAGATTCCATTTCTGGAAAGACTTTAACACTGATAAGTGATAATTTGGAAGCCAATTTAATTTCACAACACCACGCCATAAATTTTCATTAGTATTCCTTGCATTAAAGAATAATATGTTTGGTTTGTAATTCACGTTCTTGTTTCCATACATATGTTTGTCACAAAGGAACTTATAGTTACTCTGGGTACAAAAGTATGTTTGCAGTCTTTCGATTGCAAAAACTGCAAAGCAAACATACACTAAGACTATAGAGCATAAGCATTCTTCAAATTACTTTTATTGCAATAAGTTACCTTCTGCATTTAGAAATGAATAATAGTAACAGTACATGTGGAAATCAATTAGCACCGATGTTATCATTATCAATCATAGAAACTATCAGTTAGTTCAAACTCTGCTAAGCAACAGTTCTATAGCCGCTATTGGACAAAATTTTCTACTAAATACCGTATCACAGaacaataacaatttgttcaaattctactATGTTATAGAGCTATAGTGACGCTAGTTGACAACATTTTATAACAACTAGTGTATCACAGAACAATAGTAATTTGTTTTAATTCTGCTGCTATGCTATAGGGAGCTAAAGTGCCGCTACTTAATTAAGAACGCTATTTAACAACACCGATTAGCATTGAAAAGATTTTACAGACAATCAAAATCCAATAACTAAACTTACCTAGTGGGATCCATCTTGGCAGTTAATGACTTAAGCGAAAAAAGCAGACCAAACATTAACTTATGATCTTGCTGAGCATTCAACGTATGCAAGGGACGGTTCCATTCTCTATAAAGCAAACATATACCATTCCTATTGAACACATACAACATATGGCCATTGTTTCCTGAAGCTGTCGGCGCAGGTGGTGACGGACTGATCTCAGAACCCCCAAAGAATTGCATTCTTGATGATCCAAAGGGATGTTGAAGTGAACAGATTGATAATTACTCACAATAATCCAGAAACctaaaaacacaagttaaacacataaattctaattggacactAAATTCATCCAATActtaaaaacacatgttaatCACATTATTAAGCACAGACATTCATAATTGGCCACCAAAAATCATCTACTACATAATAAGGATAATTCCTATGAAGCACAGATACTGATATGACACTGACATTGAAATGCCGACACCATCGGATACGATCCAACACTGATAATAGTGTTAGAAATTGAACACCGAACACGCCTTCCATCAGAGGTGTGGATGCTACTGAGCATAATTCCGCCATCTAAAAAAGCGTTGAATGGGAGAATCGCGGAGCGGTGCGGAGTGGAGATCTGCAATCGCGGCCGCTAATAGCATCcgaaaaaatgaaaagaaaaggaaaaagaaaaaacctGGACGAGGCGACCGGCGACGAACTCCGGCAGCGTTTTCCGGAAAGTAGAGTTGATATCAGTGGTTGTTTGTGAATTGTGATGATACTACAAACCCAAATTGCAACGATATGATGTTGAAGTTGTAGTAGtgatttgattaatttattttaaagtaaataaattcttcactttattctttaatttaaatatttattttaaggtaaataattaattttaaggtgttatttatatatcattattttaataagatgttattttataatactaacacttatttatatatcacttttttaataagatattatcgtaaaaaaattattttcaaagtaTATTAGatctaattaattaagaaattataattttttaatcaaatataatttataaatttgaattttgatgattcaaatgttcaacttaaattaattttataaagaataatttaaaaatctaaattttttataattcaacagctcaattttaactaaatagttTGATTGAGATGTAGAAATTACAATTTCTATAATCCAATGCTTTTGTTTAATTAGGTCATATTGAGTCGGTCGTTGAAtcatttaaattgaaatttctAAGTCATTGTTTGtatatttaagttaaattaAAGTGTTGTATCAACGAAATTGGAATtcataattagttaaattaattaattaagattgaaCGGTTAATTCATCTAAATAATTGCTAGCATAATTAAGTTAAATCTAATTAGATcatcaatttataaattataattaatatagattGATACattaaaatcatcaaaaataaatttttatatcattgtttgtttaattatgttagattgaatcatttaaataatattactatattttataatcctagtaaaattttatagaaaataaaaatttgtttaaccCTTTAAATAACAgtactatattttataattttattgggacaaaaaaaaaataaataaataaatatttgcgAACAACAtacctaataaaaaaaacttaagacGTGCATTGTTAATTAAATCTTAAGACATACTTATTATATTTGCGAACAACAtacctaataaaaaaaacttagttGGTGGTAATGTATTGTTAATTAAATCTTAAGACATGTTACCATGATGTTGTTGTTTAAAAGTTGATTTATAGAACAAATAATAGAGGCAAACATGCACAATAtctatgtaataaaaaaataagtggaatatgtttttaattccttaaatatataatcttttatttttacttcttttaaaaaaattctcccAATTGAGGCCATTTTAAATTTTCGGTTATCAAATTTTAtcattgttttttttacaaaaatttgcGTCACaagttttaattgttttttaattttgacgATATGTCATTATTAagactttaaaatatcattaacttaataatttaatttttaatttaaagtaatagataaattaataaagattcaagattaaaaagttaaattattaaactaattatattataaagtattatcaattatatgttataaaaaaGTCACTTGAAACATGcaatatgaaattttatagaaaaaaacaaggactaaattgataacaaaaaatttagaataatcaatattcaaataaattatttagaagaattaaaaataaaagttgatatatttaaataaactaaaaacatagttaaccttaaaaaaaacattaactcTATATACTTCTTACTATTAACACTATATACTATTCCTTTtataacttcaaattaaaaataacacaaaattGAGAATGACAAATCTTgcaatattttcatcaaaacattaatcatCTTACAAAAATATTGGCTTCagtaatgaataaaaaatataaaagagataTCATAACGtagatttgaagaaaaaaaaaatgtaattgttTAAAATACATCACTCTATGTTggaaaaataaatctaaaattgcACCTTATTgattacaaaaatgaaatatCTTGCCATGCAAAAATATTAAGTTGACTAATCCAATTCACAACATAATCATCTAGTTGATTACCTCAATCATCAATATGAGTAATATGAATAATATTGTCTTGAGTAGTATGTTCAGTCAATAGGTCATTCAATTTCATAAGTTTACTATGTTGAGTGGTTGTCGAAATTGGAGTCAAATCAACAAGTTGATTTGCACATTCCTCATGTTCAACCATTAGATAAGTTAAATCCATCATCTCAATAATGTTAATCATTAAGTTGTTTTATAGGATCAGTGATAACCTCCATTTGAGGAATGCTATGCATTAAATCAATTTAGCTCGAATTTGAGATTATAGAATCAATGATATGTTGCATTTGACTTGAATGTGATGCGACAACACTCTGATGAGTTATGTTTTATATGAAACTAGTTCCATTTTGTTGCATATTTTTCAGTTGATTATGTGATTAGAAACTTGAATCTACAAAAgcaaaaaatatttgcattGTTCCTCTTTGTTGTTATGGAAAATTGGACTTAAAGTTGGACAATTTTTACAACAACTAAAAAATCtgtaaaaaaaagaacaacaacaacactatATAAGACCCCTTCTTactgaattatttaaaaaaaagtatactaAACAAGTACCATGCTCAAATAAAGAGTCCACTATTTGGTTGTATAAACAGTTCAATAACACATGATTGAGAgttacaaaatcaaaatctcCATTCATGTCTCAAActcaaattgaaattgaaattgaaatttcaaTAACACACTATAAAACACTTACTCGCCAAAAACTAACTCAACATCTCTCTCACAcagtatatatttaaataaattacgGCTTCTATTTAAAATCTATTCTCTCTCTTTTGTTTACCTTTTTTTCTTAGTGGTTAATTTATTGGTGTAGATGCTATACAATGTTACAGAAACAAGAttttataacatataaatattttttttttaacaattaattgGATATCTTAATGAATTGGGCcaatcaatatataatttttattaagttgGGAAAAAAATCTTTGACTACCAAATCTTTGGTTAATATTTTGacggaaaaaaaaattgatttattgatCTTGTACTCCTACATGTTCCATTCAATATTTCAACCAAAGtcaacttattttatttatgttaaaagatttgtttatttttaataaatattagtttttcttacacacaaaaaaaaaagtttaattttttgtctataaacaaaaaagaTTTACTTTGATTGAACTAATACAGTTATtgttatatatgtatatataaattttatcattttgacttACGATTCTCGAAGTGGATCATCTCTTAAACTATCTATTGtcacattataaataaaagttaatatttaaATGAGTTGGATCTTGTGAATATATTTGGGAAACTGAACcaacataatataatataaaataaagataaaaaataaaataaataaataaacaatttttctaTCACGTGTTTAATATATAcatatgataatattatttattttattttatagtgtttgGTATACACCTCATAATATgaattatatcatatttaaattataaaattaattttatgaaatatatatatatatatatatatatatttaacattaaattaaaaatagtaagaaaattaaataagtaactAAAATGAtattacataataaataaataaaatatatacacaaCTTTCttgataatttcaattttttattaaaaaaatcgtTAGTAACTCAatgattatattatatatgttttctttataaaaattctattatacatgataaattaaatcatgatatgatatgatatgatatatattaattgtatatataaataagtaAAGGTATCcttgtaaatttaatttgataaaaaaattaaattaatattcttaatCTTATATATTCTTATATATTcgaattttaataaattttttttattttttaattatataaaatgacaatATTGCCTTTGTAATAAGATCATacatattcttttaaaattaattattagcatttatacatttttttttaatttcatatcaattattttttaatttatattttattagatttcaaatttttatattttatactagCTAGTTACtaagttaattattttcttatcgAATCATACTAGTTTCTAAAACAactaatattttcaataaaaattctaACCATAGAAACAAATAAGATAAAGTTcataattaacttattatatattcttttatctTGACCATCGATCGAGCCTTTAATTCATTACAAAATTTTTagtcaataaattatatatatatatatatatatatatatatatatatatatatatatatttcataaaattaattttataatttaaatatgatataattcATATTAATCTAATTTGACTGTAATAAAGATTACATGTTATGtcatgaataataaaataattaaagataatgaCATTAATTAGCTATTATGTCTAATATCTAATCTTATTAATTagttttcataaaaaacatataatgacattaatatgtgtCAGTTAAATTAATGAGAGACCCGTGACGTGcataaatcaattttcttttgtgCAAGAATCTTGAgtaaataacataatataaatatatgttgaCCAAATTGCATTATAAAATAtgcattaaaaaatagtttataagtTATATCCGATAGAAAACtgctaattaattaaaaaaattagaaacagCTATAGATGCTCTAAGTTTTGTAAAATTAACATTGAAGAGTTATTCATCGTCTTATTAGAAATACCGATAAGTATTAAGATTatacatttaaattttgagaATAAAGATTACgggtaaaaaaattgaaactaatgAATTTAATTTCCCTTGTCATTGTCACATAAAAATATGCGAagtcaattttttgttttcaacttatagtttgtattatttttatgtagCATTTTTGTTGTaacattattcttttttaaagaCTTTATTATCAATCTTATGTGTGTTTTCACATATATGGgacataaaaaaagtaaatattcgGATCCAATTTTCAGGCAAATTATAAAAGACTCATCATCATAAGCCTATACAATGGATCTATTGAATAGACCTAGTTTATTAGCTAGTCGTGGGTGACACCAACGTAGTACTATTGGATTCTACTGATGAACATGGCATAACTTCCTCCCTCGAAGCATCACTATAAGCTAGAGCTCTAGTAGAAGCAAGCGCACGTCGATAGGCCCTTGCATTACCCACTCGTCTAACACGTTTTCCGTTTCTCTGCAACTCCTTGAATATTCTTATAACAGGTAGCCTTTGAGCAATCCTAACATCTCCTGTCCAAGATGCAAGTGGAGAATCTCGAAAATGAAAAGTACATGTACCGTTGTAAATTGCTAACTGTTGCGTACGGTCGAACTCCCAACTAGCGCCCTCTAAGTCGTGATAGTGAAGCTCCATGTCACTGCACACCGGAATATGAGAATCTTGTTGTAGAGATGGATGATTGTAGGGATCCATCCTCCTCTTCGACCAATTATCTTTAGCGTCTAAGGTCAAATTACTCTATGAatatacaaagaaaaaaaaaacaaagaaatgaGGAGATAAGAATATATTCTTTCACAAATAAAAATGGTTTTTCCCAATGAAATACTAACTatactaattactaatattaactattgtaaaaaaataaaatattttaagttgatATGAATTTTGGTCCTAAAACCAATGTGAACTTACCCACAAAAAATGTACACACAAATTTCAGtatgaaacaaaaaataacaactaaaaatttttttatgcaaaataactaaaaaaacaactcttcttagttaatataaattataatgaaaaatataaatgcGTAAAGAACCTTTAATCCTCTCATTGTATTTCTTTTACTCCTCAATTACATAATATATAACCTAGAAAACTCTATcacatattatataataaaaataaagattaactagaaaaatcaaaatagtgatatatcaattttctttCGAGAATCCATTTACATATTCCTTAATTTTTTGGTCTCaatcacaaaaaagaaaaggtATGTTTAATTTGGTCATGAAAGACCGGCAATAAAAGGTTGAGAGATTAAAAAAGTTTGCTACAAATAATTAATCATAGCCAATCTTGACAATATGAcacatacatatataaaaagaaaaggttGTATATACGAAAGGCTATATAcaacacaaaaagaaaaaaaaacatgaaactaTGTTAAGATATGAATAGCTGTTTACCTTTGAGAGTGGTTGATCTCTCAAGACACCAACTTAGTGAAAGATTTCAACAAGATCAAAAGAATAATGTTTTAGTTTAATATTGACATATGTATTTATAGAAACGTATGACTGTGATGtgttatgaaattaattaattacaagtAATTAATTCAATctcttaatgttttttttttaaaaaaattcaatctctTAATGAGCCAgatattttgatttggaaaatcaAATCTTTATAGGAGTAGGATACTACATTTTAACTGGGAAAAAACTCTTTGACTATGAAATATTTGtagaaaaaaaagaaatctttgattaattgattttatatatatttcaatcataataaattattttatgtgcagtaaaatatttttttattaagaaaaattctttttaaaaaaaaactttcctAGAGAAAAGAATATGGTGaactattttaaagtttatttcaTGACAAATGAAACAACACTTTTAGAAAAAGAAGACGAACTCTTCCATCGTAACATTATAAAAATGGTTAATCCATAGAATAATATTATACGTATCCCCTTTAACAAGAAAAAGCTACTAAATATATTTAGGGATCAAGTTCAACGTAAAGTTACCAAAATACTTTCATTGACTTGaaacacttttatttttcttatagatctgtcaaatatattttttttgttgatgaaaAATCTCATATTAACACCGGTAATAATGTgagaaaatgaactaattgaatATAGTAAAAGTCTCGTATCGTTGTCACACATCGACATATCTTAAATGCCGAACACGTCATCGATTAGATGTGTCGGTCTTACAGAGGGTAATTAATGTGCCACCACGGCCGCCATTATGTTGCCAATGGCTTCAATTTAGCGGTTAACATGTCGTAAATAATGTATTCTTTCCACTTATGGTTTGAATGATAAATCAGATAGGCCACA
This region of Cicer arietinum cultivar CDC Frontier isolate Library 1 chromosome 8, Cicar.CDCFrontier_v2.0, whole genome shotgun sequence genomic DNA includes:
- the LOC101489835 gene encoding uncharacterized protein — its product is MQFFGGSEISPSPPAPTASGNNGHMLYVFNRNGICLLYREWNRPLHTLNAQQDHKLMFGLLFSLKSLTAKMDPTSSEKGNLGVPQLPGQGCSFHSFRTNTYKLSFMETPSGIKIILVTHPRTGDLRESLKYIYNLYVEYVVKNPLYTPGAPIRSELFNTTLDQYVRGIA